The segment ATTTTGCCAACCTGAGGTCACTCCCGGGGTTAATAGGCAACCTGGAGAAGCTGGAAGAGCTTGATATGAGCAATAACCAGATCCGTTACCTTCCTTTCTCTTTCAAAGCGCTTTCACAGCTGCGTGTTCTTAACACAGAGCAAAATCCACTTGAGGAGCTTCCAAGGGATGTAATCCAAAAGGGCGCTCAGGTTATTTCTCATCTCCAGTTTCTCTTTTGTCCTTTTGTGTGACATCTCTGTTCTTGTACATGATTGCTTTTTACCATCCTCACAGGCCGTGGTTCAATACATGAATGATCTCGTGGAGGCAAGAAACACCAAGTCTCAAAGCACAAAACAGAAGAAGAGCTGGGTCGACAGTATCTGCTTCCTCTGCAAGTCAACCAACTAGACAACAACAACACGAAGATCCTTTAAACCactcttgacaaaaaaaaagtctgacCTTTTATCATCAGGTAGATTTGTGTCTCACCGCTTTATGAAAGCTCAAACAAAGAACCCCAAATGTATACTTTGTATTCGTTCATACCTGACTGGTTTCCTGAGGTAAATGTAATTCAAATTCGTAATCTCAAAAGTGATTGTATTCTTGTTCCTCTTAATGTAATTCAATTCTTGTTTCCTTTTGATTTTACTAAAACCCTCTGCATACATTTGATACCATGACCGGAGTTGTGAATATGTTTAATGtcagaacaagaagaagatacaGTCGTCATATGACTTGCGTTTTTTGTCATATTGAGATCATCACAGCCTTCAGCTACTAAGTATTTAATTAGTTTAGTTCCTATTCTGTACCATCAGATCGTTTCTTCTCCTCCATTTCGCTCATGAAAATCCACGCAGATTCTTCATTAGATTCACACCACGTTTCCACAGGTTCAGGCTGCCTGGCTTTTTCAAGTTCTCTTTTATGCTCTTCCACAGTAGCTAGTTCAGCCCTGCAGACCTGAAGCATGGGAAGAGATTAATTACAGATAAAGTACAACAATACctccttttaaaaaaatcatccaACTCTTTTCTTGTGTGTTTACCTGCAGTACATCGTCCAACTCTTTTCTGACTTCTTTCACATTAGCCAGCCTAGCCCTATAATCCTGAAACATGAGAAGACATAACAGGTCAACCAATATAACTATAGTCTTTTCAAAATCACATGCTTTAACACCATTCCTTGCTTACCTTTTCGCAAGACTTCGCTCTAGCCAACACCTGAAACATGAGAAAGAGACTTAAGAGATCAACTGAAACTGTATcctttcaacaaaaaaaaaaaaaaatcatttcttgATTACCTGTTGGGTTTGTTTACTTAACTCATTTGGATAAATGGTCAAAGCATTATCTGAAGGAAAgacaaacaaaacacacacatcaATCGCAAAACAACTGCTAGAATCATAACACTAGTCAAATGATGAGAAGATTTTGTACATACGCGTGCAGAACCCAAGACCAAAGAGTGCTGATACCTTGCAACCTCTCCACAATACTCCCCTCTTCTCCTGCAAAGAGAAAGCTCTTTAAAATCTAAGATCAGgcaaaagaagatgaaaacaaGAACAAAAGAAGGAGGACAAGTGATGATACCAATAAGTGAAAGAGAAAAGAGCCCATGATGTTCTTGACCCTCTGAAACAAGACAACAGAATCACCATTAACATATATCATAAGCAAGATAAAAACGCAACTTTCGCATGGAGTATTGTCCCCTTTAGGAGAAAAGCACGAGTCTTTAAGCCCTAAGCCCTAAAGCACGAGTCTTTAAGCACTAAAGCACGAGCGATCTGATGGGTCTACAGGACTCTGGACAAAACGACACTAACACAAACCCTAAGAACAAGACCGAacaacagaaaccctaacaacAAAGTCAAACGGGAAGGAAGGAAAGAAACAAACAGAGAAACGGTAGTGGCTGCAGACAGAAAACAGAGGTAGACCTCGAAATGTTGTGCGGTATCGAAGGAGATTAGATGTTCGGTCTGAGAAGAGTAGAAGGCAGTGAATGAAATCAAGCAAATGTCTTTGTGTACCGTTAAAGATGGAAACGCTGGACACAACAAAAAGGGAAGAGAAGGGGGGTTCGCTCGGTCTTACTCGGAATTAAATTTCTGGTTCGATTTGAAAAAGATTATGATTagctttgtttttgtttggacAAAATCTAAACattaataatcaaaaacataaatttcaCTACAACTTTGTATTACTACTtttgaaaactatatttatttatttattttttagaaaagaagaaTATACTCAAATTTCGCGGtgaattttgatttgatttttctgcgtgaacttttttatttacaacttgatctttaaatttttacacaggtatatgtgttttatagcttttaacaaaattattaatatttcatcaatacaattataaaatcatataaattatattatattctattaaaaacaaaacttatgtatataaaataaagttgtATTTCCCTGGAAATAAATATGGTAGTTTTCTGGAGGGATCGAGGGGGCTTGGACTTCTTGTTCAGGTATCACATGGCCGTCTCCAGAAGCTGTCTAATCAATAATGAATTGATGTgtgtaataaaataattcacattatataatttactaTAACCTGGTAAATAAACATCAAGAACTATAAACTCCATCTAATTGATTTAAACACAAGAAAAACCACACAAAAAGATCTCCATTTCCTAATGAAACTCGCTTTACAATACTTTCTGAATTAATTATTCTGattaacaaagaaaaattaGCGCTAAGGAAGAAAAGTAGGAACAGAGGAAGTGAGCTGCTGCGACGACGAGTGTTGGTGATGTTGATGATCTTTCATCTGACTCCCCGCCGTGGAAGCGTGACCGCACCGGTCACATCTCACCGGCCTAAGAATCTGGCGGCAAGAAGGACACGAGGACCTAGAGACAAGCCATTTGTCAATACACGCCACGTGGAAGGAATGGCCACAGAGAGGAAGCACTCTGATCTCTTCCCCGTCGGCGAAATCGCTGAGACAAATCGCACATTCCGTCGAATCTCCGCCGTCTCCGTCACCGGCGGCGCCGGAGGTTGGTTCCGCCGCGGTGAAGGTGGATCTCGGGAGAGACTGGAGAGCTTTCTTTTTCAAGCCTCTGTTCGCCGACGGAGAGTTTTCTCCGGTGGTGAACTGCCGGAGCCAGGCGCAGCGCACGATGGCGGCAAGGCCAGCTACGCATATGAGAGCGCATAGAAGAGCCGACAAGATCACCACCATGTCGGTTTCCGCCGCAAGCATCTGCTCCGACGGTTGTGGTGGCGTGGCCGCCGTCTCGAGGAATCTTGATGGTCGAGTCATTTTTTCTTTGAGTGAGTTTGAAGAGAAAGGAATGTGAGAGTGATGAAGATAAGAAAGGAA is part of the Raphanus sativus cultivar WK10039 chromosome 5, ASM80110v3, whole genome shotgun sequence genome and harbors:
- the LOC108863391 gene encoding uncharacterized protein LOC108863391, encoding MGSFLFHLLEKRGVLWRGCKVSALFGLGFCTHNALTIYPNELSKQTQQVLARAKSCEKDYRARLANVKEVRKELDDVLQVCRAELATVEEHKRELEKARQPEPVETWCESNEESAWIFMSEMEEKKRSDGTE
- the LOC108857795 gene encoding probable E3 ubiquitin-protein ligase ATL44, whose product is MTRPSRFLETAATPPQPSEQMLAAETDMVVILSALLCALICVAGLAAIVRCAWLRQFTTGENSPSANRGLKKKALQSLPRSTFTAAEPTSGAAGDGDGGDSTECAICLSDFADGEEIRVLPLCGHSFHVACIDKWLVSRSSCPSCRQILRPVRCDRCGHASTAGSQMKDHQHHQHSSSQQLTSSVPTFLP